A region of the Yarrowia lipolytica chromosome 1C, complete sequence genome:
AGAGTGTGCATGGTGCAAAGACTAAAGTCTGTTGAACAAAGACGCCGGTGAACTTTAGCTTTTATTTGCATATCCACTGacaagagaaaaaaaaaaaagcttATCCACAGTAGTCCATATATCTTCCCCGTAGTCCTTACTCTGGGGCCATTCAATACACCACCTACACTAGAACTCACAATGGTATCCACACGTTCTTCCATGCGCCGACAGTCCGCCCGTCTGGAGCGAAAGCGAGAGCTCTCCAGCGAGCAGCCCGcccccaagaagcagaaggtTACTAACGTCATTGAGGACTCCAACATTGAGTCCAACATTGAGGACACGACCCGAGATCTTGAACAGGTCGCCAACGCTTCTAACAACACATTCCCGGACTCGGACGACTCCGAATCCGACTACGACGACCTGCCATCGTTCAATTACGTGCCCAAGTACGTGGACATGGACATGGGcgaccagctgctggacctgGATGTTCTCACAGACGACCTTTCTGTGCTGGACGAGCAGTTTGAGGAGACAGACAACACAGACGTCTCAGATGAGGAGGTGAAGCAGCTGCCTGCTGTCGAGACCACTCCCATCGACACCACCGAGGTCGTTACTGCCCCTGCTTCTGAGGCCGTCTGCACCGGCGGCACTGAGCCCAAGGAGCTTAACATGACCACAGACTTTATGGACATTTTCGCCACCGACAACACCCACGACACTGACCCCATCACCCCCACCTTTGCCGCCAACGAGTGCTGCGAGCGATGGCCCATGGTGGACAAGAACGAGCACctcagctccttctccaccctcaACGCCTTCATCCCCGTGCCTGTCGAGTCCGTCCCCGTGTCGCCCGTGCAGCCTGTGGCCCTCGTCGCTCCCCAGATGCCTCAGCACATGCAGATGCCCCAGCACATGATGCAGCCCGTTTTCCACCAGACTCCCTCGCTGGACATCAACGACATTGTCGACTCGTCGGCCTGCTCAGACTCGGACTCCGTGTCTGCATCGGACTCTGCTCTGTGGACCGAGCGATACAACTCGATCCCCATCTGTGGGTTCCGAAACTCGCTGCAGCGAGACGACTCGTACCAGTCTTTTGTCAAGTCCAGCATGACCAAGAGCAAGAAGCGACCCGCCCACTTTGTGGTCCCCGGAATCAACAAGCGGTCATTCCTTAGCGGCCGAGCCCAGGCCATGCTTCTGTAAGAGGCGTCTCTGTAGGTCTTCCCGGTGTCCCTGAACAGATTCCTGCTTGTTAcaggttgttttttgggaGAGTAGCCCTCTGATTTTCGGATTTGCTCCCCTTGATTTGTCGATTACGCAGAGTTCCAAGTTGGACCGCGAACAGCCGTGTCCACGCTCTTGCCTCCACTGTCCTACTACTCCACTCCTGGTCCACTCCCCACTCCCCGTCAAGCCTGATTAGCCATGTCTGTCAGCGCTGCTAACTATTTATTTGTACATAATAACAACTAACAGACTGGGTCGTTATTGCCCAGTCGCCCTGAAATAAATACTTACCCTACATGATACGAGTAGAGATGATGCGACATACCCTACAAGCATCTCGGGTCTAACATCTGAGTCGTCTCAGACGTGATAATGTACATTAAGTTTACTATCACAAGACCTTGGTGCCATGCGACTGGTGTatgctgttttttttgccgtcagtctggagatggaaatTGTCGTAAGTTCTGGGAGTAGGTTTGTTAGTCACACTACCGTCTGCAGGGTGTTTTTAAGGACTGGCACGTTCAATACAGGAGATATAGCAAAATAAATGATATCAATGGAATCAGTGGGTTTGTACAAATCCATTTGTATAATTATTTCCCCTAGATGGCAGTTTTGAGACATATTCAAGGGGGTATAATATTTCGGTGCATTTTGACTGGCTGAAAAAGGGCCAACTTAGGAGTCTGCGTGCATAAAGTTTCGGAAGGGGGGTTGGAACAGTGCAATTATTGGTCGTTGTGGGACACCGAGAGCATTGATTTTTTGTATGGAGGTTGGAATGAGTGATTCGAGTACCCAGTGAAAAAGAGGCCACTATATCGCAGCTATGGTTCATTTTACCGCGTCTCAAAAAACTTGTTTTAGTGCCTTCAACTCTAACGCCGTCTGGACTTTGGACTTCACGGCGGGGGTTAGCGGATTTCGGCAAGTAGAGCAGTAGTATACAGAAGAAGCTACGTGCAGGGGACGTACGGGGACATAAGGGACGTACATGGCTTTTCTTGGATGTGTTATTTTGGGCTGGGTTTGAAATATTACGGTTCGTGTCATGTTATTTGAAGgaggtgaaaaaaaataacgCGTTTGGAGGGCATTCGGGAATTATCTGGGGTTTGAGCGAGTCGGAAGGCGTGGAATCGAATCTCCTGGTGATTGCGATTCTTCCGATGTCTTTATCACTCATATCCGCGACGTATGGCCCTACTACTAGTACTACGGTTGGCTGAAAAGTAGAGCGTCCACTAACGGTCATACTTGCAGCGATAACCGTCATATTTTTCACATTAAGGCTTACAAAAAGGAAATGCGATGCGCTCAAAGTAGCTGCCGCCTTTGTGCTTGAGCTTGTAAGCCTTGTCGTGGCTGTTTTGGAGGCTGGATAGTGATATTATCGAAACCCACATACGACATTGAGCAACTGCACACCCCAGACATACTAGCAGACCGTATATTCATATGGATGTGACTTTGCTGGTCTTTCTGAGGGGATCGCTCACTTTTGGGCAAATTAGTGCATTTTGACGTTGCAGTACTTTCCTGCTAAAACGGATTTCTGGACTAAATTCCAGAACCACACTAAAATCACTCAGTCGGGGAAGTTTTAGTTTCTTGCAGATTTAGAAGATGGATGATTGGGTCTTAGAGATGGGGACGGGGTCCATGTCTGCTTTCAGAAAGTCCAATTAGCTACggtatatacttgtactcgtacttgtctGTAACATTGAAGTATGCACACCACCAGCAGGTGCGGACATGGAGAAGTGTCTGGGCTGAAAGATGgagtgtacatactgtaggaCGTTGCCAATTGCCAAGGTacagaatgtacagtagtcgcAGCAACGTCACATGCCGATATGTGCGCAGATAATGGTTCATCGAGAGGTTCGTTAGATAGGGATTTAGTTGACCTGAAGGTGGGCAGTAGTATTCACGTTTGACACTGATAGGGCAAATGTGAATTGGGCAGGGAGTGCTTCTACGACACCGGAGGCTTGGTTGTAGAACTACTGTATCGCTACATTGGTTTCTGGTCACTCTTCTGGGTCTCATGTCCTTGTAAGCAGCATTTGACGGAAAGACTCCGCTAATAGGGTCCAGCAAGCATTCTCCAAGGGAGAATTGGGTATCATTCGAATCATCTGGTGATGATAAGTCTGATGGGGATGTGTATTCTGTGATATCATTAATATTGAGCGAGTTAACCGAGATGCAGCTTGGTTATCATCCTTCGACTTAGGCAATTACAATTATTTAACCAGAAGTACAGAGATTGGCGAATCGTTGCCCATTAAAAACAAATCAACTTTCTGATTCGAACGAAATTAACCGTCCCACCACCTCAGTACTCTTAACCTGTCTCACATGGTTGACTTGAAACACTCACGAGTGACAGAAATAAGCTTCATCATTAGTAAGAAGTGCGCCAAAAAAACTCAGGCAAAAATTAGTAAGCGAATGGGACGCAAAATTTGTCAGCTGTCTTTGTAAGCTGTAGTGAACGATATTCAGGCGAAAATCAAGCAGAATTTATAAGCCGATTAGTTCGAAGAATGAGTTCGCAGCTGACTCAGCGTCTCCTAACCCTCGTTCTCCGATCAGACCATTAATATCGCTTCTTTCGGTTATCGGATCAGACGATTGCTAATTGCTCCTAAGTCTATGATGAATcgaggtcacgtgaggtGCGTTATTACAAGTGAAGAAGACAGAGAATCCGAGATATTTTGTCTGTTTGCCAGTTGCCAGTTGGTTACGTGCATCTCTTACATGTCTCGTACATGTCTCTCCCCGTCGGCATCTACTCCGCCACATCTCAGACACCAGAAGCAGGATTTGGCGTTTTTACGCGCACATTTGAGACTCGACATGAGACCCGACATGCAGATCGACCACTGGGTTTATTTGCATGAAATGTGTAGATctagagagagagggagggAAGCAAAGAGAGTTTGTATGGTAGGAGGCTGGATGGCGTTTACAGCGAGATTTTGTATGACAAATGGTTGTCGAGACAACATAAATCAACTTAGCCCACTCTGGTTTAGTACATATATTTGATTTTTTCTTATCTTTGCCGTTTTTGAAACCATTTGAACGGTGTCATCATGTTCTATTTCGAGCTCATCTCCCCACCCACCTTAACAGAACACAACAGAGTTGCGAGTTGCTGGCCAGAGAATGAGAGAGAAGCAATCAGAATGTACCTCGGGGGTTAATGACCACAATAGGTAGGTGTCCAGCATCTATATTTATCTTCCAAGACCAATGAAATTGCCATATGTATCAAGTCAAAACTACCACAACCGCTTCATCAAACACCAAGAACCGCATAAAGTCCACTATCCGCACAAACAAAAGTCTCCACGATCTCAACTGTTTACTTTTTCCCGCCAATCGAACCCATGCACACCTCATCGCCCCTGTTTTCCACCTATCTGTGCTGCCATCATGTATACAAATCTAACCCTATGACGTAACGGAAAGAGTACAGCTAAGCGATAGAGAGTGGCGGTCAGATGCCGGGAAAATACCGGGAAAATACCGCACAGAgagggtcacgtgacccaaaCGGaaaacacgtgactcgtGGTTGGCAAAAAATAGTATCATGTGTAAAACTCCGACAACCCATAGCGACATTCGTGTACCTGACTGGCTTATACGCAATATGCAGGCCCGCCATCTCACCTAGATCTGGACCGCACCCGAATCGGAAGTAACCCTAACCCGGGATCAGGTTCTGGAAGCTTAAATTATTTTTCAATTTTGGTTGGAAAAAACCTTAAAAACTGAGGTCTAGAATTCCGTGTCACGGTAAAATATATGTCGAATTGGTAAAATATTGGCATTTGGCCAATCTGGGGAGTTTCAGGAAGTTGTGCTGTTCGTTCTTAGTCTTTCTTTGTGACATTCATCTTTGTCTTTGTGGGTAATTTCCCATATCCCTTACAAACCCAGTCTAGACCAAGCTCTGCACCCTTCCTGTACAGTGATATCAAATGACGTAGATGGCGTCCTGAGGGCCTAGACATGTGTCGTTTTGCCGAACAATGGAAAACACAAACCGATTGTTGGGTATATATAGGGGGTGATCCTCCGTTGTAGAGGTTCTTCTttcacacacaaacaacacaaacaccacaaacacaccacAATGTCTCTCAAAGCCTACTTCAAGAACGTCTTCGCTGACAACAACCGAGCTCACTACACTCCCCAGCAGCTCTCCAAGAGCCCTCGAAAGTCCGAGGACACTCTCTACGACTACACCAATCCCGCCGGTGATGTTGACAGCTTTGGACGAATGACCCAGCACAATGAAGAGTTCAACCCCAAGTTCTATGGAAACGACACTCCTCGCACCAACCGGCCATttgccgacgacgactccaaGAAGTTCTACCCCCGATACTAGACTTGATTAACGAGTCTGgttttatttattaataGATTGATTATGATGACGGAGAAGTATCGTAGTGAGTGAGGCGGATGCTTGTACATACGCGGtacggtactcgtagaACAATGAGGCGGTGTCACTGTTGGAAGCAGTGGAGGCAGTGGAGGCAGCAGAATATCAAGACTCGATTTATGTATATACATACCAGGAAACTTACTGCGGATGGCTCTCTTTGCATGGTGCTAATTGTTTGGCGATATGTATGAACAGTGTGTACAGATGACAACTGATATATTGAGGATGCAGAGCACTCTGTGAAGAGAAACAGCTGATAAAAATCACCTTCGTTTTCCTGTTACACAGCCTCCCATCTATCCTAGACTGTGTATCCAATGACCATGTGCGGCAGTGCTACCCCAGACCGACTAAGTTGACACTGACGGCTGACATAGGCACCTATCGCGCTAAACAATAGAACGGCTGAAAACTTCAAGTTGGTTCTTTGTGTGACTTGTGGGTCCCTCATTTTGAAGTGTCATTGAAGAATGACCCGGGGAATGGAATGAGTGGTTGCAGAGACGGCAGCAGGACGGCAGCAAAAGACACCCAGTCCACGTCAACACAACGCGGAAGCTGTAGGAATGCGCGGAAAAGCAGCACAGAAGAGTGGTGGAATGTGTCAGGGAAGATGGCTGTAGCCGCGCTCACGCCGATGTTGACCATTGAGTCCATCTACACTGTAGATAATATCATCAGAAGCAGGCAACGTATACACAACAGTGGAAAACAAAGGAAAAACAGCATTTTGAAACCTCTTTTGACATACCCCAGACGATTTTGTCGGAGGAACTGACACGACCAGATATCCAGGAGAGGCAGGTCGAGCTCAAGAGACTCACGTGGGCAGTTCATGTGACCACATCATTAATCTCTTTACCGAACCTACCCTCTCAGTGCCTACCCCTGAATTAAGCGCGATAGTCCCGACGCCCAGACAAGCCCAGGAACCAAAACATGCAGCCGCCCAAACGTCTCAAAGCGCCTGAGGCAGACAGAGAGCAAGGAGTAATGGTGGATATGGTACCTTTCGAACGAAAAATTTGTCTTCAATCCAGAAATTCCACTCAGCCGACCACACAGGTTTGCATGCGTTCTCCAGTTGTGCACGTCAACATCGTCGACCCTTCACAAGGTTCAGGAGTATGTACGGTAATTTCTTTTGACACATTTCTTTTCCAAATTGCTTTTTCTTGTCGCAACACGACGGAGATCTGGACAGGATGGAACAGCGGAGGTTACAGGTATtgcacatactgtacaatgtACACAGATGGGACTCAGACATGTACGAGCACAATGTATTATTCAGTACGTATTGTAGTGTATGTGCCCTTCCTGGTAATATTGCATTATTAACCTATAGACTACGACCAACAATGACTACTGACGTCTGCTGTAATGCCATAATTTCCACGAGGCTCTCCAGTGAATTCTTTTTTGTGGAGACCAGAGGACGCTCTGCGGTCAGTTACTACCATACAGTACCTGGAGGGGTGCTCGTACCGCCCTACTCTCCAGTAATCCTCCACTCGTTGCCATGGTAATTATCATGACGTCACCGGACAGGATCATAAAGTGAATTTATTTTTACCGAGTAAATTCACCGAGTAAATTCAATTGGTCGTGGAAAATCGAGTAAATTGTCTGAAGCTCAACAACTTGGTGCTTTTACTCGGACTTCTGCGGGCCCATCACGCTACCAGCTGTCCATCGGGTTGCGATTGACCTGAAGTAGACTGCTAGCAAGGAAGCAAGAGCAGCTTATATTGCAGGCAGCAGCACCTTGAGACAATTATGTATACGAGAAGGGGTATTGAAGAAGCGAGATCAAAGGGGGTACAATGTACGGCGAGTATAAGTACGTGTAGGTCTCtattgttttattttttattttttattagTGCCATGTTTCAAGTGAATTTAAACATGGATGTTGAATTTTCGAAAGCTTTTTATAGGTTTTATTTGCTAGGTCAGATGAAACCACGCAAAATCGCGGAAAATGGAGGGGAACTGTTTAAATAGTTACAATAATCACTTAAACGACGCTAATGGTTGAAGGTGAAGGAGCAAATCGTTGTTACTGTTACAATCAGAATTGTCTATACCTATATAAgtcccttcttctctcagGATCATGCTCACTAGGCAACTGTCTGCTTTTTGGAAGTTCAGTTGCAAAGAATTCAATTTTGAAGTATCAATATAACTCCTACACACAGATTTGTGATTAAAAAGTGGACACGAAGACATATACAAGGTCAATTGACAGTATACTTGAAGTTCAGGGCTTGAGTCTCCAATTACGGCGGTTTATGGTCTCTTCGTTTGCGTCAATGACATGAAACCAACCGGCGCTCGTCATTGAGTTAGTCAATAGAGAGCTGTAATTGACACTATACcgtactcatactcatactcatactcgtacatcaCTGTCTAGGGATATATTCATCTCATTCACACAACTCTTGAATTAAACATGCATCCAATATGCAGCCTATGCATGATACAAGTGCTGAGATAGCAAACCAAACTAAAGTAGTCCCACTGATATATAGTGCTCTAAAGCCATGCTTCTTTCATCATCCTTCTATTGTacaccaacaaaaaaaacaaaacacaaTGAGCCATTACTTCACCCCTGTCGGCGGTAACATCCGTCAAGtcaccaaggacattgTCATACACTCGTGTCCTTTCACTCGAGGCTACCTGCTGAACTTTGGAGGCCGAATGACCTGTGTCAAGCTGCCCACTGCCGACGATGCCGTGGTCGTGTTTGCTCCTACTCCCGTCTGTGAACAGTCTgaggctgctctcaaactTCTAGCCGGAGACAAGCCCAACGTCAAGTATCTCGTCGCCCCTGACTTTGAGCACCACatggctctcaaggcctGGAAGGACAAGTTCCCCAAGGCTCTAATCATTGGACcggaggagctcaaggaaaagaagaaggccgaggGTATTGATATTGACATTGCCttcaagcccgaggagggcaACAAACTTCTCTCAGGCGCGGCTCTGGAATCAGTGGGTTtccccaaggagctcgTGGACACCTTTGATGCAGTCTATTTGCCCAGCCATGCTAACAAGGAGGTTATGCTGTACCACAAGCCGTCCGAGACTCTGCTTGAGGCCGACGCCATCTTCAACACTCCCTCCAACGAGCAGTACAAGGGCTCTGGAGTCAACCCCAAGGGATCCTGGGGTATCCCCAACCTCATGAACTACATGAGCTTTGACAGTTATCTTCAGCAGAAGCTGTGGAGCAAGCTGTACCCTGATcccgctgctgccaagaaggcctACAACGAGCTTTTGCGGCTACCTATCAGACGGATCATCCCTTGCCATGGAGATCTGATTGAGGGTCCTCCAGCCGAGATTGCCTCGAAGCTGGAAGATCTGGTCAAGACTTTGTAAGGCATAAGAGATATGTGCAACACGCGTGTTCAATTGAACGATCGCTATAGTCGTGTCTGTGATGTTTACTAGAGGAGAGGGTACATTATtgaaaatatatataaaaaaatgaaaaaatgaaatatGATCAAAAATTTCAGCCTGTAGACGTGTAATTACAAGTCTCatcaatatatataaaatcTACTATTCAACTTATGCTCTTCAATAAATATATTACAATACAAACTACGACGGACGTCTTTTCATTCAACATCCATTTCATTCTATATATCTCTTCGCGACAAGGGCGAGCGTTAGTTTTTGAGGAGTATCTCTGGGGTTTCAAACCAGAGACACAAGAGACTAcagtctgtgttagtttTAGAAGAGCCACCGGCCGATTTTCTGGAAAATGTTGGTGGGAGGGACCTCTGTATAATCTTCGGTGTACTCGTCAATTTCCTTCTTGCCGGTCAGGAAGTCGATTTCCGTCAacttcttgaacttggtTCGCTTGATGAGCTTCCAGGCGATAAAGATGACCACGTCAATAGGGATCATGATGTACGAGAAGAGGAAGGTGGCTGTGGACCAGTGGCCGTTGACGAAAACGGTCCAGCcagacaacagcaacatgaCGCCTGCGCAGGTGAGACCCACCCATGCACATCCGGGCTGCCAGAAGGACTTGAACGGCAGCGAATCTCGCGAAATGCCCTGGGCCCGCAGCCCGTAGAAGAAACGCAGGTAGGTGGAGCACAAAATGCAAAAGTTGATGAGCTGGGAGGCGGTAACAATGTTGACCAGCCAGTTGAGCACGACTTGGGCAGTGTTTCCGAGTTGCAGGAACGACAGCAGCCCGAAACAGAGCACGACAATGACGGCAAAGATGGGCACGCCTTGTTTGGTGCACTTGGCAAAGATTCGGGGAGCATGGCCCTCGAGAGCGAGACCATAGAGAGTTCGACTGGCACAGTAGGTGAACGAGTTTCCTGCGGAGAAGGCGGAGGTGAGCACCAGACCATTCATGATATGGGGAAGCACCTTGATGTTGAGTCGCTGCATTCCGATGACGTAGGGGGAAGCAGCAGCGCCAGGCTTTCCACTGTTGATAGCGTCCAGAAGCTCCGGGTCGTTGTAAGGAACAATGATGCCCACAGCAAGAGCTCCGagaatgaaaaaaaaggacaGACGGTAAAGCACAGCCTTGTAGGCCTTAGGCATGACGACTCGGGGGTTGACGGCCTCTCCAGCAGCCATTGACACGTATTCGGGTCCAGCAATGGAGAACGCAGCCTGAACGAGACAAGCAAAGAAGCCCAGGAATCGACCCCACGAGCCCGTATCCATGTACTCGGCAAAGGCGCCGGGATTGTTCCAGTATCGGAATCCGTAGGCGTCATGTTGGGGGTTTCCTCCGCACATGGTGATGAAGGTGAAGAGAATGACACCGACAGCGAGCAGAAGTTTACCCAGAGACAGCCAGAACTCGGTTTCTCCGTAAAGTCCGACAGCAAAGACATTGATGATGGCGTAGAGAACACATTGCACAACCAGTGGAATAGCTACCGAGTATCCGTCTACCCAAAAGTGCAGAATGATATTAACAGCCGTGATTTCAAAGGGCACTTGCACGGCTTGTAGCAGGAAGAAGTTCCAGCCGGCCATGACTTCGAATGATTCGTCGACATATCTTCCTGCAAATCGGATGAAGGGAGACGAAATGGGCAAGTAGGTGACCATCTCAGCGGTGGTCATGGTAATCATTAGAATGGGTATACACCAGAGTGTGAATCCAAGGAAGAGCGACGCGGGGCCACCCTTGACCAGAGCAGCTCCAATCTGAACAAACAGCACTGTTCCAATCGTTCCTCCGATTCCAATCAGCTGGATATGACGAGCCTTGAGTAATCTTTGGGTGGTATGGTATGACGGGGGTTTGGACGACTGTTCCGAGAACCGCGGGGGCTCCTCGGACTCTTCTCCGCTTGTCCGGATGGCATGGGTCTTTTCATAATCTGGAGGGAGAGACACGAGAGACGAGGTTTGAAACAGACCATTGGAGTCGGTTCGGTTGATGACAATCTCTCCGTCGCCCCGGTTACGCACCTGGGTCTTGCCGTCAGCGCTCTGGCTGATTTTGCCGCTTATAGACGCCCAAATGCCGCCCATTCTGCTGATATAGAGGTGGTGTTAAAGGTGCAGCCATTATCTGGGGTGGGAAGGCTTGGGTATATAGGTATTGCAATAGAGTTTCTGGGGTGTGCATTTGAGGGTCTTGGGGTGTTTTGGGGTGTTTTGGGGTGTCCTATGGGGCCTATTGTGGGGCGATTTTGGTGGGAGAAACGCGATTATTGGGGTATTTCATGTCGTTAAATTCGATTATTTTGTGAAAACTGGCCAAAACCGACCTCGAACACCTCCGTGGAGTCTCGTTCGCTTGCCAGTGCTCGGTTCGAATATAGTTTGCAGCATTGCAGTCGGCTGATTACAGTTCGAGAGGTACAAGAGCCGTATGACAAGAAAATTTTTAGTGTTTTCCTTGGCGCTGGGATCGAGGGTTGGGCGATCTTGGACTTGTGGGCTCGTTTTCTTTCTGCGTTTctttggtcacgtggcggGCCATCTCAGGCACATCCCTACTATGTCGGCACACTGCTTCATCTCGCGGCTTCCATTTTCGGACAGCCGAGGTCAATTGGGACAAGATACGCACTAGCGACTTGGGTTTTTTTAGGCTTCGCGGATTAAAGTACCTTGAACTACTAAGGTGATTAGAAAGATATGGCCTTGAATGTGATATCTACGCCCAGCTGGTGACTGGCTGCCGCCATGGCAAACACTATTGGGGTTCCGGAGATGATTTTCGCCATAATAATACCCCGAAAGTAGGGGCAAGGAACGGGCCCCCAGACTACTCAAATACCAGACGACACGACGTCCCCGCATCGAGGCTCTGAGGCTATGCACTTCCAGAGCCCGTGTTAACGCACGCGACAAGCAACATAGCAGACGCTTCTTGACCAAAAGATGGAGGCTAGATTTAGAGGTGGCCTGTATTGAACCAAGCAAGCTGTTTGGGGAGCTCGCAGGTGATAGAGATGTCGGTCAGGTGAAATTTGTCGATCCAATGTCTGAGACAAGTGTTGGAGCACTTTGc
Encoded here:
- a CDS encoding uncharacterized protein (Compare to YALI0C07612g, no similarity), giving the protein MVSTRSSMRRQSARLERKRELSSEQPAPKKQKVTNVIEDSNIESNIEDTTRDLEQVANASNNTFPDSDDSESDYDDLPSFNYVPKYVDMDMGDQLLDLDVLTDDLSVLDEQFEETDNTDVSDEEVKQLPAVETTPIDTTEVVTAPASEAVCTGGTEPKELNMTTDFMDIFATDNTHDTDPITPTFAANECCERWPMVDKNEHLSSFSTLNAFIPVPVESVPVSPVQPVALVAPQMPQHMQMPQHMMQPVFHQTPSLDINDIVDSSACSDSDSVSASDSALWTERYNSIPICGFRNSLQRDDSYQSFVKSSMTKSKKRPAHFVVPGINKRSFLSGRAQAMLL
- a CDS encoding uncharacterized protein (Compare to YALI0C07634g, no similarity), whose translation is MSLKAYFKNVFADNNRAHYTPQQLSKSPRKSEDTLYDYTNPAGDVDSFGRMTQHNEEFNPKFYGNDTPRTNRPFADDDSKKFYPRY
- a CDS encoding uncharacterized protein (Compare to YALI0C07656g, weakly similar to DEHA0D03410g Debaryomyces hansenii) yields the protein MSHYFTPVGGNIRQVTKDIVIHSCPFTRGYLLNFGGRMTCVKLPTADDAVVVFAPTPVCEQSEAALKLLAGDKPNVKYLVAPDFEHHMALKAWKDKFPKALIIGPEELKEKKKAEGIDIDIAFKPEEGNKLLSGAALESVGFPKELVDTFDAVYLPSHANKEVMLYHKPSETLLEADAIFNTPSNEQYKGSGVNPKGSWGIPNLMNYMSFDSYLQQKLWSKLYPDPAAAKKAYNELLRLPIRRIIPCHGDLIEGPPAEIASKLEDLVKTL
- a CDS encoding uncharacterized protein (Compare to YALI0C07678g, similar to uniprot|P38090 Saccharomyces cerevisiae YBR132C General amino acid permease AGP2); translation: MGGIWASISGKISQSADGKTQVRNRGDGEIVINRTDSNGLFQTSSLVSLPPDYEKTHAIRTSGEESEEPPRFSEQSSKPPSYHTTQRLLKARHIQLIGIGGTIGTVLFVQIGAALVKGGPASLFLGFTLWCIPILMITMTTAEMVTYLPISSPFIRFAGRYVDESFEVMAGWNFFLLQAVQVPFEITAVNIILHFWVDGYSVAIPLVVQCVLYAIINVFAVGLYGETEFWLSLGKLLLAVGVILFTFITMCGGNPQHDAYGFRYWNNPGAFAEYMDTGSWGRFLGFFACLVQAAFSIAGPEYVSMAAGEAVNPRVVMPKAYKAVLYRLSFFFILGALAVGIIVPYNDPELLDAINSGKPGAAASPYVIGMQRLNIKVLPHIMNGLVLTSAFSAGNSFTYCASRTLYGLALEGHAPRIFAKCTKQGVPIFAVIVVLCFGLLSFLQLGNTAQVVLNWLVNIVTASQLINFCILCSTYLRFFYGLRAQGISRDSLPFKSFWQPGCAWVGLTCAGVMLLLSGWTVFVNGHWSTATFLFSYIMIPIDVVIFIAWKLIKRTKFKKLTEIDFLTGKKEIDEYTEDYTEVPPTNIFQKIGRWLF